The following are encoded in a window of Cydia strobilella chromosome 1, ilCydStro3.1, whole genome shotgun sequence genomic DNA:
- the LOC134747934 gene encoding uncharacterized protein LOC134747934, translated as MGQLPDMRVTPTGRASTHTGLDYFGPMTVKIGRRQEKRYGALFTCMTVRAIHIELASDLTTTSALMALRRFIARRGCPKTIWSDNATTFRGADRELTQAVRAIDRDELTRFSSPRQIEWRFIAPVAPHMGGCWERMVRAVKTALKATLNTRIPREDTLTTLLAEAEAIVNGRPLTYVPLDHNDDLPLTPNDFLMPMTDRTGMTATSGTFNDGDLLRRSWRESQRLADLLWKRWVKEYLPTLTRREKWYQSSTPLAEGDIVVIADSQSPRNLWPRGRVVKTYPGRDGQVRVADVQTGHGLYQRPVTKLCRLDVRPTQD; from the coding sequence ATGGGGCAGCTGCCGGACATGAGAGTCACGCCAACAGGCCGTGCCTCCACTCATACTGGACTCGATTACTTCGGGCCGATGACTGTGAAGATTGGACGCCGCCAAGAGAAACGCTACGGTGCCCTGTTCACTTGCATGACAGTCAGAGCCATTCACATAGAGCTCGCGAGCGACCTGACAACGACGAGCGCCCTAATGGCTCTGCGACGTTTTATCGCCAGACGTGGATGCCCGAAAACAATATGGAGCGACAATGCGACCACCTTCAGGGGAGCTGACCGCGAACTCACGCAAGCCGTACGAGCCATCGACCGAGACGAGCTTACCCGCTTCAGTAGCCCTCGGCAGATAGAATGGAGATTTATTGCTCCTGTAGCTCCGCACATGGGAGGCTGCTGGGAGCGAATGGTCAGAGCCGTGAAGACTGCGCTGAAAGCCACCCTCAATACCAGGATCCCCAGGGAGGACACCCTCACCACTCTGCTGGCTGAGGCGGAAGCAATCGTGAACGGCAGGCCGCTTACCTACGTCCCCCTAGATCACAATGACGACTTACCACTTACGCCTAATGACTTCCTAATGCCGATGACAGACCGGACAGGAATGACTGCAACTTCCGGAACCTTCAACGACGGGGACCTCCTGCGGCGGTCGTGGCGAGAGTCTCAGAGGCTGGCTGACTTACTGTGGAAGCGCTGGGTGAAGGAGTATTTACCCACCTTGACAAGGCGCGAAAAGTGGTACCAGTCCTCAACCCCCCTCGCTGAAGGTGACATAGTCGTCATAGCCGACAGCCAGTCACCTCGCAACCTGTGGCCGCGAGGAAGAGTAGTGAAGACTTACCCAGGACGTGACGGACAGGTCCGAGTGGCAGACGTCCAAACCGGTCATGGACTGTACCAGCGACCGGTGACTAAACTATGTAGACTTGACGTGAGACCGACGCAGGATTGA